The bacterium genome has a segment encoding these proteins:
- a CDS encoding potassium channel protein: MLIHLRVALALPVLVAAGGTVGYMVVEGWDILDAFYMTVLTISTVGYGEVHPLSVTGKFLSILIILLGVGSLGFAVGTASRLILENRIRAVLGRRSMKSIQKLRDHYIICGFGRMGRIICEELTDKGIPLVVLENDDEVLNELDRLGYLYMKADATSDEELLAAGIDRAAGVVSVVTDDAQNVFIVLTARGLNPKLRIVARSAAEETIKKLVRAGANKVISPYFLGGHRIAQAIMRPTVLDFLENIIQNKEMDLVLEEMHIASGSKLVGTTLATSGLRQDYNIIILAIKSATGSMDFNPPFNTEIKAGDTLVILVRGDDLEKLSSAPGSS; this comes from the coding sequence ATGTTGATCCACTTGAGGGTTGCCCTCGCCCTGCCTGTTCTGGTGGCCGCCGGCGGAACTGTCGGCTACATGGTAGTAGAAGGCTGGGATATTTTAGACGCCTTTTACATGACTGTCCTCACTATTTCCACCGTTGGCTACGGAGAAGTACATCCCCTTTCTGTAACCGGTAAGTTCCTAAGTATCCTCATTATCCTGCTTGGTGTGGGTTCGTTGGGTTTTGCCGTCGGCACGGCGAGCAGGCTCATTCTGGAAAACCGTATCAGGGCAGTGCTCGGGAGGAGATCCATGAAGTCGATCCAGAAACTGCGGGACCATTACATTATCTGTGGTTTTGGCCGGATGGGCCGCATCATTTGCGAGGAACTTACGGATAAGGGCATCCCCCTGGTTGTGCTCGAGAACGACGACGAGGTCCTCAATGAGCTCGACAGGCTTGGATATCTCTACATGAAAGCGGACGCCACCAGCGATGAAGAGCTTTTGGCTGCGGGCATAGACAGGGCAGCGGGGGTGGTCTCGGTTGTGACCGACGATGCCCAGAACGTTTTTATCGTCCTGACGGCCCGCGGGCTGAACCCGAAACTGAGGATCGTGGCCAGGTCCGCGGCTGAAGAGACCATCAAGAAACTTGTCAGGGCAGGGGCCAACAAGGTGATATCCCCATATTTTCTGGGCGGCCACAGGATAGCTCAGGCCATCATGCGCCCTACGGTCCTGGATTTTCTGGAGAACATCATCCAGAACAAGGAGATGGACCTCGTTCTGGAAGAGATGCACATCGCTTCCGGATCGAAACTCGTCGGGACTACCCTGGCTACCTCCGGGCTCCGACAGGACTATAATATTATCATCCTGGCCATAAAGAGCGCCACCGGTTCCATGGATTTCAACCCCCCGTTTAACACAGAGATCAAAGCGGGCGACACTCTCGTGATCCTCGTACGAGGAGATGATCTCGAAAAGCTGAGTTCGGCCCCTGGAAGCTCATGA
- a CDS encoding outer membrane lipoprotein-sorting protein, protein MTSLKWKPVFLVLLICLFSSRISSAATAKEILEKVDDLWRGESSFAEMTMEVVTEHYERSMKLKAWSLGKEHSLFVITYPPKDRGVATLKAEKDIWNYLPRVNRVIRVPTSMMMANWMGSHFTNDDLVKESRMSEDYDAEVTFEGEKDGTSVYEIALLPKPEAPVVWGRIEITVIQETLIPIRSLYYDEDGILSRTMLFDDVKKLGGRLVPATMVLVPEDKPEEKTVITYDSLELGLGLKPEFFSRNTLTRKDLVR, encoded by the coding sequence ATGACAAGTTTAAAGTGGAAACCGGTTTTTTTAGTTCTTCTCATTTGTCTTTTCAGCTCCAGAATTTCCAGCGCAGCCACTGCCAAAGAAATTCTGGAGAAAGTGGACGATCTATGGCGGGGGGAATCCAGTTTTGCCGAAATGACCATGGAGGTCGTAACGGAACATTACGAAAGATCCATGAAGCTCAAGGCATGGTCCCTCGGCAAGGAACACTCCCTGTTCGTTATCACCTACCCTCCCAAAGATCGCGGTGTAGCCACCCTTAAAGCCGAGAAGGACATCTGGAACTATTTGCCACGAGTTAATCGTGTCATTCGTGTCCCTACCTCCATGATGATGGCCAACTGGATGGGCAGCCATTTCACTAACGATGACCTGGTCAAGGAAAGCCGCATGTCGGAAGATTATGATGCCGAAGTCACTTTCGAGGGTGAAAAAGACGGCACCAGTGTTTACGAGATCGCCCTTCTGCCCAAACCTGAGGCACCTGTGGTCTGGGGGCGCATCGAGATCACCGTCATCCAGGAAACGTTGATCCCCATACGGTCCCTTTATTATGATGAGGATGGGATTCTTTCCAGGACAATGCTCTTTGACGACGTTAAAAAGCTGGGCGGCAGGCTTGTTCCCGCCACAATGGTCCTCGTGCCGGAGGACAAACCTGAGGAAAAGACTGTCATCACCTACGATTCCCTCGAACTCGGTCTCGGACTTAAACCCGAATTCTTTTCCCGCAATACACTGACCCGGAAGGATCTGGTCCGATGA
- a CDS encoding ABC transporter ATP-binding protein, with translation MINLNNISVTYQTDAGDHNALNNVDFSLETGLSCVFIGPTGCGKSSLLYLLAGLLKPTSGQVIVNGEPLVSVRLSTSLILQQHGLFPWKNTFENTSLGLTLRGAEKEGRSATIKALMEDMGIWDVRDSFPGQLSGGQRQRVAIARSLATEPDLLLMDEPFSALDSMTRESLQNLVLGLWRKRSFTFVLVTHSIEEAVFLGRRIVILSPRPGRIISILDNPGMGEGSYRLSEEYHLKCREIRQIVEGIS, from the coding sequence TTGATAAATCTCAACAACATCAGTGTCACATATCAAACCGACGCCGGGGACCACAACGCCCTGAACAATGTGGACTTTTCCCTTGAAACCGGTTTATCATGCGTCTTTATTGGCCCAACCGGCTGCGGGAAATCCTCCCTTCTGTACCTTCTTGCCGGCCTGCTCAAACCTACCTCCGGACAGGTGATCGTAAACGGTGAACCGCTGGTCTCGGTGCGCCTTTCCACCAGCCTTATCCTTCAACAGCACGGCCTCTTTCCGTGGAAAAATACCTTTGAAAACACCTCCCTGGGACTTACCTTGCGGGGGGCGGAAAAAGAAGGAAGATCGGCGACTATCAAAGCTCTTATGGAAGATATGGGCATCTGGGATGTCCGCGACAGTTTCCCGGGTCAGCTCTCCGGCGGACAAAGACAGCGTGTAGCCATTGCCCGCTCTCTTGCCACTGAACCTGACCTTCTCCTCATGGACGAACCTTTCTCCGCCCTCGACTCCATGACACGGGAGTCCCTTCAGAACCTGGTCCTCGGCCTTTGGAGAAAACGGTCCTTCACCTTTGTCCTCGTCACCCACAGCATCGAAGAGGCGGTGTTCCTGGGCAGGCGGATCGTCATCCTTTCCCCCCGTCCGGGCAGGATAATTTCCATACTGGACAACCCTGGCATGGGTGAGGGATCATATCGCCTCAGCGAGGAGTATCATTTAAAGTGCCGGGAGATCCGTCAAATTGTGGAAGGAATATCGTGA
- a CDS encoding PHP domain-containing protein has product MIDLHTHSNASDGKLSPAELMRHAHAMGIQVIALTDHDTLSGLAEASEEAAKLGIELIPGIEISAENNPGTLHMLGYFVDPSDAELVETLSWLRGGRDDRNHIILSKLAQLGCPLQWDEVAALAGGESMGRPHIATAMVNRGYVATFKEAFDRYLGKGAAAYADRDKMTPEFSIERIRSAGGLPVLAHPQTLSLTEDELSELLSRLASMGLAGVEAYYYSHSKEETALYCSLARKYGLILTGGSDFHGPGMLETRLGVGVGNLNIPRSVADDLKQLHQKGSPR; this is encoded by the coding sequence ATGATCGACCTCCACACCCACTCAAACGCTTCTGACGGGAAACTTTCTCCTGCCGAGTTGATGCGCCACGCTCATGCCATGGGTATCCAGGTTATAGCCCTTACCGACCACGATACCCTTTCGGGTCTGGCGGAAGCCTCCGAGGAGGCGGCAAAGTTAGGTATAGAGCTCATTCCAGGGATCGAGATCAGCGCTGAGAACAACCCCGGTACGCTGCATATGCTCGGATATTTTGTTGACCCGTCGGATGCCGAACTTGTGGAAACCCTGTCCTGGCTCCGGGGCGGCAGGGACGACAGAAATCACATTATACTGTCCAAACTGGCCCAACTGGGATGTCCGCTCCAATGGGATGAGGTGGCCGCTCTCGCGGGCGGTGAGAGCATGGGACGTCCCCATATTGCTACCGCCATGGTGAACAGAGGTTACGTAGCCACATTCAAGGAAGCTTTCGATCGCTACCTGGGCAAGGGGGCCGCCGCCTATGCCGATCGCGACAAGATGACACCGGAATTTTCCATTGAACGTATTCGGTCTGCGGGGGGACTTCCGGTTCTTGCCCATCCCCAGACACTTTCACTGACGGAGGATGAACTGTCTGAACTCCTTTCCCGCCTTGCCTCCATGGGGCTCGCCGGTGTCGAAGCCTATTATTACAGCCACTCAAAGGAGGAGACGGCCCTCTATTGTTCCCTGGCCAGAAAGTACGGTCTCATCCTCACCGGGGGCAGCGATTTTCACGGTCCTGGGATGCTGGAGACGCGTCTGGGAGTTGGTGTCGGCAACCTGAATATCCCCAGGTCAGTGGCTGACGATTTGAAACAACTGCACCAGAAAGGTTCCCCTCGTTGA
- a CDS encoding ChaN family lipoprotein, with protein sequence MNYCTPEIKRPFKETFLILASITLVLILAGALPTAAEPYGDRILMLSEGKALGLGQILSDLKGASLIFVGEQHGDTRHHDLQLRVLRTLHNLGIPVAIGLEMFTARDQEYLDSWIQGTLSEKAFLRAHERNWGNTWHLYSPIYRYAREKNIPLVGLNVPEEITTRVARRGFSSLSPEQRAQLPLVSCDIDEKYRSFIQMALSAHEPSKSSSAFESFCEAQLVWDTTMAFRLVRHLERNPGITVIVMAGNTHSWRPGIPEQLSRFADGIDYRIILPEIPPVQTRQFIDSSVADYLWLLQ encoded by the coding sequence ATGAATTATTGCACCCCCGAGATCAAACGGCCCTTCAAAGAAACCTTTTTAATCCTTGCATCCATTACCCTTGTACTGATCCTCGCGGGAGCCCTTCCCACTGCGGCAGAGCCTTACGGAGACCGCATACTGATGTTGTCCGAGGGGAAGGCTCTCGGCCTTGGACAGATCCTGTCAGACCTGAAAGGGGCATCCCTTATCTTTGTGGGTGAGCAGCATGGTGATACAAGGCATCATGATCTCCAGTTGCGGGTTCTGAGAACACTTCACAATTTGGGGATCCCTGTTGCTATTGGCCTGGAGATGTTCACCGCAAGAGACCAGGAGTACCTTGACTCCTGGATCCAGGGAACTCTTTCGGAAAAGGCGTTTCTTCGGGCCCACGAGAGAAATTGGGGGAATACCTGGCACCTGTACAGCCCCATCTATCGCTATGCCCGGGAAAAAAATATCCCCCTGGTTGGCCTGAACGTTCCGGAGGAGATCACCACCCGGGTGGCCCGCCGGGGTTTTTCATCCCTATCTCCTGAACAGCGAGCCCAACTGCCTCTGGTCAGCTGCGATATTGACGAAAAATACAGGTCCTTCATCCAGATGGCCCTGTCCGCCCATGAACCGTCAAAAAGCAGCAGCGCCTTCGAGAGTTTCTGCGAAGCACAACTCGTATGGGATACCACGATGGCCTTCAGACTGGTCCGGCACCTTGAACGCAACCCGGGCATAACCGTGATTGTAATGGCCGGCAATACCCACTCCTGGAGACCCGGTATCCCGGAACAGCTCAGCCGGTTCGCAGACGGGATCGACTACCGGATCATCCTCCCGGAAATTCCTCCAGTACAGACACGACAGTTCATCGACAGTAGTGTGGCGGATTATCTGTGGCTGCTTCAGTAG
- a CDS encoding serine/threonine protein kinase, producing the protein MERSFGNYILHERVGIGGMGEVFRATKHGPDGFEVQVALKVILPHLAREESFKKRFSREANLAASLQHPNIVKVNGFDIIDGTPVIEMEYVPGADLRRILRLSSPREKLSLNESIAILYAVGRGLNHAHRQGDGEKGEGGIIHCDLNPHNILISTLGEVKIADFGIARAMLGDIAASATIRGKLAYMSPEQMEGRELDQATDLFSLGIIAYQLLSGNHPFDRGSEAATISAIGKAEHIPLRNAASGLPSSLYELVDRLLTLDPAERPPNAASVLEALEPLVLPSAVTSLASRVRSLVPETHHAAGIVLNSSLTAPTIPRSRRSRLWPYLAMGTAGIALVAGVFLLPTGMESNTALPMQIKAVAPEPVSTPSPQPEALPLEHTITLGSVPPGASILADGIPVGTTPVSIRSGFDDSTVNMEARLYGYRDEPFRIPPGVDEQYVVTLVPLPTGTVRISANPWARVIFRGEEKGYTPVTIPDVPVGKHTFILSYDPLGVERKVGKEVREGMNTVSVDMGEIP; encoded by the coding sequence ATGGAACGTTCTTTCGGGAATTACATCCTCCACGAACGAGTGGGCATCGGAGGCATGGGGGAGGTCTTCAGGGCTACAAAACACGGACCTGACGGGTTCGAGGTACAGGTGGCCCTAAAAGTCATCCTTCCTCACCTTGCCAGGGAAGAGTCGTTCAAGAAGAGGTTCTCCCGCGAAGCAAACCTGGCAGCTTCCCTTCAACACCCGAATATAGTCAAGGTCAACGGTTTTGACATCATCGATGGAACCCCCGTTATCGAAATGGAATATGTACCGGGGGCTGATCTCCGGAGGATCCTGCGCCTGTCTTCCCCCAGGGAAAAGCTTTCCCTGAATGAATCGATCGCGATCCTCTATGCAGTGGGAAGAGGGCTTAACCATGCACATCGTCAGGGGGACGGGGAAAAGGGTGAAGGAGGGATCATCCACTGCGATCTCAACCCTCACAACATTCTCATATCCACCCTGGGAGAGGTTAAAATCGCCGATTTCGGGATCGCACGCGCCATGCTCGGTGATATAGCCGCCAGCGCCACCATAAGGGGAAAGCTGGCCTATATGTCACCAGAACAGATGGAAGGCAGGGAACTGGACCAGGCCACGGATCTTTTCTCCCTGGGCATCATCGCTTATCAGCTGTTATCGGGAAACCACCCTTTTGATCGGGGAAGCGAAGCCGCAACCATCTCTGCCATCGGGAAGGCTGAACATATTCCTCTGCGCAACGCAGCCTCTGGGCTGCCCTCTTCCCTCTATGAACTGGTGGACCGGCTTCTCACGCTCGATCCGGCCGAAAGACCTCCCAACGCCGCTTCGGTCCTGGAAGCCCTGGAACCGCTTGTCCTGCCCTCTGCCGTCACTTCACTCGCCAGTCGGGTACGCTCCCTGGTGCCTGAAACACACCACGCAGCTGGTATCGTTTTAAACAGTTCACTGACGGCACCGACGATCCCGCGATCCAGAAGGTCACGTCTCTGGCCATATCTGGCCATGGGTACAGCAGGCATTGCTCTCGTCGCAGGTGTTTTTCTTCTCCCCACAGGCATGGAGTCGAACACCGCTCTCCCAATGCAAATAAAGGCTGTGGCGCCGGAACCGGTCTCCACACCATCCCCCCAGCCTGAAGCACTTCCTCTCGAACACACCATAACTCTGGGATCAGTGCCTCCTGGAGCCAGCATCCTGGCTGACGGTATCCCGGTTGGGACCACCCCGGTGTCGATCAGGAGCGGTTTTGATGACTCCACAGTGAACATGGAGGCCAGACTCTACGGATACAGGGATGAACCTTTTCGGATCCCACCCGGAGTGGATGAGCAGTACGTTGTCACCCTGGTCCCTTTGCCCACAGGCACCGTCAGGATCAGCGCCAACCCCTGGGCCAGGGTGATCTTCAGGGGCGAGGAAAAGGGCTATACACCCGTAACCATCCCGGACGTTCCCGTGGGAAAGCATACCTTTATCTTGAGTTACGATCCCCTGGGCGTGGAGCGGAAAGTCGGCAAGGAAGTCAGGGAGGGGATGAATACAGTCAGTGTGGATATGGGGGAAATTCCGTGA
- a CDS encoding zinc ribbon domain-containing protein → MPTYEYRCSKCKKEFEVVQRITDDPVKECTKCGGPVERLIAATNFILKGSGWYKSDYARPAVPSKAETPSCGTEKNKPSCQGCPAAKSG, encoded by the coding sequence ATGCCCACCTATGAATATCGATGCAGCAAGTGCAAAAAAGAGTTTGAGGTTGTCCAGAGGATAACCGATGATCCTGTAAAGGAGTGTACGAAGTGCGGCGGACCGGTTGAGCGTCTTATTGCTGCCACAAACTTCATTCTCAAGGGAAGCGGCTGGTACAAGAGCGACTATGCGCGGCCGGCAGTGCCCTCCAAGGCTGAAACACCGTCATGCGGAACTGAAAAGAATAAGCCGTCCTGCCAGGGATGTCCGGCCGCTAAATCTGGCTGA
- a CDS encoding sugar phosphate isomerase/epimerase, with product MTCSSLYGKASLKDLDQNLEFLDSCGLYPEIYLPGELLDSMAEDHISTMIRWREEGKELTFHAPFVDLAPGGFDPRVLEVTRLRFSQVMELARQVGPRQIVFHPGFDEFRFAFREELWLENSLRVWGELLEVANRVNTRVCLENVFDTRPDHFAKLREKLGKELGFCLDIGHLLIFSQVTLGQWLDAFSDGLCELHLHDNNGLRDLHQPVGEGTFDFKSLCSQIEARGLEPVAVLEHHSMEETKRSLLNFQQIILEI from the coding sequence ATGACCTGTTCCTCCCTATATGGCAAGGCAAGTCTTAAGGATTTAGACCAGAACCTCGAATTTCTGGACAGCTGCGGCCTTTACCCTGAGATCTACCTGCCGGGAGAACTTCTCGACTCCATGGCCGAGGACCATATCTCCACGATGATCAGATGGCGGGAAGAGGGCAAGGAACTCACCTTCCACGCTCCTTTTGTAGACCTTGCACCCGGCGGATTCGATCCCAGGGTCCTCGAGGTCACAAGACTTCGTTTCTCCCAGGTTATGGAACTTGCCCGCCAGGTGGGGCCGCGACAGATCGTTTTCCACCCCGGTTTCGATGAGTTTCGATTCGCCTTCCGGGAGGAGCTGTGGCTGGAAAACAGCCTCCGGGTGTGGGGCGAGCTCCTCGAAGTGGCAAACAGGGTCAATACCCGGGTTTGCCTGGAAAATGTTTTCGACACCCGACCCGATCACTTCGCAAAGTTGAGGGAAAAGCTCGGTAAAGAACTGGGATTTTGCCTCGACATAGGCCATTTGCTGATCTTCTCCCAGGTAACTCTCGGGCAGTGGCTGGACGCTTTCTCGGATGGGCTTTGCGAACTGCACCTTCACGATAACAACGGCCTCCGGGATCTGCATCAGCCAGTTGGTGAAGGTACTTTTGATTTCAAGTCCCTGTGCAGCCAGATAGAGGCCAGGGGCCTTGAACCGGTTGCCGTTTTGGAACATCACTCCATGGAGGAGACGAAACGGTCACTTTTGAACTTCCAACAAATAATTCTGGAAATATAA
- a CDS encoding ABC transporter permease, with translation MKYEKGKTGPYLLALTFIFLLWQGAALVLRTEALPGPISVMAAFVEEISGSLGNHFFISTYRVLASLLLALVTAVPIGIAMGRIKGVDSLASPLVYLTYPVPKIAFLPLVLLVFGIGDSSKIFLIAFILFFQILVTTRDAAREIPKEYILSMRSLGANRAQKAVHLVLPAVLPSILTSLRIGIGTAIAVLFFVESFATNQGLGFFILDAWSQLDYESMYAGIVAMGLLGVVLYEGVEVLDRTLCRWNKI, from the coding sequence GTGAAATACGAGAAGGGGAAAACAGGGCCCTACCTGCTTGCCCTGACGTTTATTTTCCTCCTCTGGCAGGGGGCAGCCCTGGTGCTCAGGACTGAAGCTCTCCCAGGGCCAATATCCGTTATGGCCGCATTTGTTGAGGAGATAAGTGGATCCCTTGGCAATCACTTTTTTATCTCCACCTACAGGGTCCTCGCAAGTCTGCTTCTGGCCCTTGTCACTGCCGTCCCGATAGGGATCGCCATGGGACGCATCAAGGGGGTGGACTCTTTGGCATCCCCTCTTGTCTACCTCACATATCCTGTTCCCAAGATCGCATTTCTTCCACTGGTCTTACTCGTCTTCGGAATAGGCGACAGCTCCAAGATCTTTCTTATCGCTTTTATCCTTTTTTTTCAGATCCTGGTTACCACCCGTGATGCCGCACGTGAGATCCCTAAAGAGTACATTCTGTCCATGCGAAGCCTGGGAGCCAACAGGGCGCAGAAAGCGGTTCACCTCGTTTTGCCGGCGGTGCTGCCCAGCATTCTGACCAGCCTGAGGATCGGCATCGGCACTGCCATAGCCGTTCTCTTCTTTGTCGAATCCTTCGCAACCAATCAGGGGCTGGGTTTCTTCATCCTCGATGCCTGGAGTCAGCTGGATTACGAAAGTATGTACGCGGGGATCGTCGCCATGGGGCTTCTGGGAGTGGTACTGTATGAGGGGGTTGAGGTCCTGGACCGGACGCTGTGCAGGTGGAATAAGATCTGA
- the gdhA gene encoding NADP-specific glutamate dehydrogenase, producing the protein MGNGLDKTIQPIYDAVITRNPAEKEFHQAVKEVLESLGPVLKKHPEFAQHKIIERICEPERQIIFRIPWTTDKGEDMINRGFRVQFNSALGPYKGGLRFHPTVYLGIIKFLGFEQIFKNALTGMPIGGAKGGSDFDPKGRSDSEVMRFCQSLMTELHRHIGEHTDVPAGDIGVGAREIGYMYGQYKRLSNRWEAGVLTGKGLGWGGSLVRMEATGYGAAYFVDEMLKARGDSFDGKVCTVSGSGNVAIYTIEKIHQLGGKCIACSDSDGVILHEKGLDLDLIKQLKEVERRRIKDYVDYHKDAVYKEGGNIWDIPCQVAMPSATENELHGRHAKALVKNGCIAVGEGANMPTTPKGVEVFLGAKIAYGPGKAANAGGVATSALEMQQNAMRDAWSFEDTEEKLHRIMKNIHKLCYETAEEYGDPGNYVVGANIAGFIKVARAMLAHGVI; encoded by the coding sequence ATGGGAAATGGATTAGACAAAACAATTCAGCCAATCTACGATGCAGTCATCACCAGAAACCCGGCAGAAAAGGAGTTTCACCAGGCGGTCAAGGAAGTGCTCGAGTCCCTGGGGCCTGTTCTTAAAAAACACCCGGAATTCGCTCAGCACAAGATCATCGAGCGCATCTGCGAGCCTGAAAGACAGATCATTTTCAGGATACCGTGGACGACCGACAAGGGTGAGGACATGATCAACCGCGGCTTCCGCGTACAGTTCAACAGCGCCCTCGGCCCCTACAAGGGTGGGCTTCGTTTCCATCCGACGGTCTACCTGGGGATCATTAAATTTCTGGGTTTTGAGCAGATCTTCAAAAACGCCCTGACCGGAATGCCCATCGGTGGCGCTAAGGGTGGTTCCGATTTCGATCCCAAAGGCAGGTCTGACTCAGAGGTCATGCGGTTCTGCCAGAGCCTCATGACCGAGCTTCACAGGCACATCGGAGAGCATACCGACGTGCCCGCTGGGGATATCGGCGTGGGCGCCCGCGAGATCGGTTATATGTACGGGCAGTACAAGAGGCTGAGCAACAGGTGGGAAGCCGGGGTACTGACCGGAAAGGGTCTTGGCTGGGGAGGCTCCCTGGTCCGGATGGAGGCCACCGGTTACGGTGCCGCCTATTTCGTTGACGAGATGCTCAAAGCCAGAGGCGACAGCTTTGATGGCAAGGTCTGCACGGTTTCCGGTTCCGGAAACGTTGCCATCTACACCATCGAGAAGATCCACCAGCTTGGCGGCAAGTGCATTGCCTGTTCCGATTCCGATGGTGTCATTCTCCATGAGAAAGGCCTGGATCTGGACCTCATCAAGCAGCTCAAAGAGGTGGAAAGAAGGCGGATCAAGGATTACGTCGATTACCACAAGGACGCAGTCTACAAGGAAGGCGGCAATATCTGGGATATTCCCTGCCAGGTGGCCATGCCCTCGGCAACTGAGAATGAGCTCCACGGCAGGCACGCCAAAGCACTTGTGAAAAACGGTTGTATCGCGGTTGGAGAAGGTGCCAACATGCCTACGACCCCCAAGGGAGTCGAGGTGTTCCTGGGGGCGAAGATCGCCTACGGTCCAGGTAAAGCAGCCAACGCCGGTGGTGTTGCCACCTCTGCCCTCGAGATGCAGCAGAACGCCATGCGGGATGCCTGGTCCTTTGAGGACACCGAAGAGAAACTTCACAGGATCATGAAAAACATCCACAAGCTCTGCTACGAGACCGCTGAAGAGTACGGAGACCCGGGCAACTACGTTGTGGGCGCCAATATCGCCGGATTCATCAAGGTGGCCCGAGCCATGCTTGCTCACGGCGTGATCTGA
- a CDS encoding ABC transporter permease translates to MTLIKMAWRNLWRNSRRTFITIFSMAFGLTMMIVGYALMDGMLNQMVHYATVLGTSHVQVHHPDYLEDHSLYDTINAPGTLLEDISGTGLGSAAPRIFATALVSSGQQSAGGQLWGIDPALENSVTELYKHLETGTWLAPDPMGQIVLGRNLARTLSAGPGDEVVVLTQAADGSLGNALYTVSGTLKSIGEALDRGGVIMHIKNLSDLLVMDSKVHEIAIRLNDPDALDTASSTLNETLDQKTYKVENWKQLFPELAEYLRVSSSSMTIILFIIFAVASLGIVNTQLMSLFERTREVGIMRALGLSPLSVAVLVLFETLFLAMIAAVAGGIAGVLWSLRLESVGWDISWMGGSFAFVGVAFDPHMYATLTPAAVIDSIVVMVIVVLIASLYPLFRAARISPVDAIGRGR, encoded by the coding sequence ATGACACTCATAAAGATGGCCTGGCGGAACCTCTGGAGAAACTCCAGACGGACCTTTATAACCATCTTTTCCATGGCCTTTGGCCTTACCATGATGATCGTGGGTTATGCTCTCATGGACGGAATGCTCAACCAGATGGTCCACTACGCCACAGTCCTTGGAACCAGTCACGTGCAGGTTCACCACCCAGACTATCTCGAAGACCACTCCCTCTACGACACAATAAACGCTCCCGGAACCCTTCTGGAGGACATTTCCGGAACGGGCCTTGGGTCGGCTGCCCCCAGGATATTCGCCACCGCCCTGGTCAGTTCCGGACAGCAGTCAGCCGGCGGCCAGCTTTGGGGGATCGATCCCGCACTGGAAAATTCAGTCACTGAGCTTTACAAACACCTTGAAACAGGCACATGGCTGGCACCGGATCCCATGGGACAGATAGTCCTGGGACGGAACCTTGCCAGGACCCTTTCAGCCGGACCTGGTGATGAGGTCGTCGTACTCACCCAGGCCGCAGACGGCTCCCTGGGTAATGCTCTTTACACCGTATCAGGAACCCTCAAAAGTATCGGGGAGGCTCTGGATCGGGGCGGCGTTATCATGCATATCAAGAACCTTTCAGATCTTCTGGTAATGGACAGCAAAGTCCACGAGATCGCCATAAGGTTGAACGACCCTGACGCATTGGACACGGCCTCTAGCACCCTGAATGAAACGCTGGACCAGAAAACCTACAAAGTCGAAAACTGGAAACAGCTGTTCCCGGAATTGGCCGAGTACCTTCGGGTGAGTTCCAGCAGCATGACCATTATCCTTTTCATCATTTTTGCCGTGGCGTCCCTGGGTATCGTCAACACCCAACTCATGTCTCTCTTCGAACGCACCAGAGAGGTGGGCATTATGAGAGCCCTGGGGTTGAGCCCCCTTTCAGTGGCGGTTCTCGTTCTTTTCGAAACCCTGTTTCTCGCAATGATCGCTGCCGTGGCAGGAGGAATTGCAGGCGTGTTGTGGTCCCTGCGGCTGGAGAGTGTCGGTTGGGACATCTCCTGGATGGGTGGGAGCTTTGCCTTCGTAGGAGTCGCTTTCGACCCCCATATGTACGCCACCCTGACGCCCGCCGCCGTGATCGATTCCATTGTCGTTATGGTGATCGTCGTCCTGATAGCAAGTCTGTACCCGCTTTTCAGGGCCGCGAGGATCTCACCTGTCGATGCCATCGGGAGGGGGCGCTGA